In one Limosilactobacillus oris genomic region, the following are encoded:
- the thiE gene encoding thiamine phosphate synthase — protein MKFEPTMLRAYLVGGSQDTHHDPAELLTKTEEALQAGITAFQYREKGSSNLSANQRLKLAEQLRELTRHYRVPFFIDDDEELALAVGADGVHVGQKDQRIEQVIQRAQGKLMIGYSCNRPVQIEKANQLAAVDYIGSGPVFPTQSKADADPALGLSRLALLNRLSEQPVVAIGGITADNIAATFATGVAGAAVISMVFQSKDISQTVHQMLTASSQS, from the coding sequence ATGAAATTTGAGCCAACCATGCTCCGGGCCTACCTGGTCGGCGGTAGCCAGGATACCCACCACGACCCGGCAGAACTATTGACAAAGACCGAAGAAGCGCTCCAAGCCGGGATAACTGCCTTCCAGTACCGGGAAAAGGGCTCTTCTAACCTTTCGGCCAATCAGCGGTTAAAGCTGGCTGAGCAACTCCGGGAACTAACCCGGCACTACCGGGTCCCCTTCTTCATCGATGACGACGAGGAACTGGCGTTAGCGGTCGGCGCTGACGGGGTTCACGTCGGCCAAAAGGACCAGCGGATTGAGCAGGTCATCCAGCGGGCCCAAGGGAAACTGATGATTGGTTACTCCTGCAATCGGCCAGTGCAAATCGAAAAAGCCAACCAGCTGGCGGCCGTCGACTATATCGGTTCTGGCCCGGTCTTCCCTACCCAGTCAAAGGCAGACGCGGATCCGGCACTGGGCCTGAGCCGGCTGGCACTACTCAACCGCCTCAGCGAGCAGCCGGTCGTTGCTATCGGCGGCATTACCGCTGACAACATTGCGGCAACCTTTGCCACCGGTGTTGCAGGCGCCGCGGTGATTTCAATGGTTTTCCAGAGTAAAGACATTTCTCAGACCGTCCACCAGATGTTGACGGCTAGTTCTCAATCGTAA